Proteins from a genomic interval of Osmia bicornis bicornis chromosome 13, iOsmBic2.1, whole genome shotgun sequence:
- the LOC114873563 gene encoding methyltransferase-like 26 isoform X1, whose translation MNTIVHCAANRSSRIMAAKKLIYPAADRNKEPILSVFRQYIQPGSDQIFLEIASGSGQHVAHFAPHFPHITFYPSECELRLLESIAVYANGFANIKHPLKIDITTDFHTWSNGIFKKSSIDYIYNANMMHISPYECSIGLFENAGKLLKDNGFMFTYGPYAMDGKITPESNVNFNKSLKFQDPSWGLRDIKDLTELADKNGIKLINIVDMPANNKTIIWKKII comes from the exons ATGAATACAATCGTCCATTGTGCTGCTAATCGTAG TTCTAGAATCATGGCTGCTAAAAAGCTTATTTATCCTGCAGCCGATCGCAATAAGGAACCAATACTATCGGTTTTCCGGCAATATATTCAACCCGGTTCGGATCAAATATTTTTGGAAATTGCATCTGGTTCTGGACAACACGTAGCTCATTTTGCTCCCCATTTTCCtcatattacattttatcctTCAGAATGTGAACTCAGATTGTTAGAAAGTATTGCTGTATATGCAAACGGATTTGCAAATATAAAACATCCTTTAAAGATAGATATTACTACAGATTTTCATACGTGGAGCaatggaatttttaaaaaatctagTATTGATTATATATACAATGCGAATATGATGCATATTTCACCATATGAATGTTCCATCGGATTATTTGAAAATGCAGGTAAATTGCTAAAAGACAATGGTTTTATGTTTACATATGGACCTTATGCTATGGATGGGAAAATAACACCAGAAAGTAatgttaatttcaataaatcttTAAAGTTTCAAGATCCAAGTTGGGGTCTCAGAGATATTAAAGATTTAACAGAATTGGCAGACAAAAATGGTATCAAACTAATAAACATTGTTGACATGCctgctaataataaaactatcATATGGAAAAAAATTATCTAA
- the LOC114873563 gene encoding methyltransferase-like 26 isoform X2 encodes MNTIVHCAANRSSRIMAAKKLIYPAADRNKEPILSVFRQYIQPGSDQIFLEIASGSGQHVAHFAPHFPHITFYPSECELRLLESIAVYANGFANIKHPLKIDITTDFHTWSNGIFKKSSIDYIYNANMMHISPYECSIGLFENAGPLSKNSSSFGTLH; translated from the exons ATGAATACAATCGTCCATTGTGCTGCTAATCGTAG TTCTAGAATCATGGCTGCTAAAAAGCTTATTTATCCTGCAGCCGATCGCAATAAGGAACCAATACTATCGGTTTTCCGGCAATATATTCAACCCGGTTCGGATCAAATATTTTTGGAAATTGCATCTGGTTCTGGACAACACGTAGCTCATTTTGCTCCCCATTTTCCtcatattacattttatcctTCAGAATGTGAACTCAGATTGTTAGAAAGTATTGCTGTATATGCAAACGGATTTGCAAATATAAAACATCCTTTAAAGATAGATATTACTACAGATTTTCATACGTGGAGCaatggaatttttaaaaaatctagTATTGATTATATATACAATGCGAATATGATGCATATTTCACCATATGAATGTTCCATCGGATTATTTGAAAATGCAG GACCACTTTCTAAGAATTCTTCCTCTTTTGGTACCTTACATTGA
- the LOC114873562 gene encoding ATPase WRNIP1-like translates to MNDNIISCPICSKEFSSAVIESHVSKCLFLNESTSNESAVPFKDESFGGKHIKLSNKKTKQGDSGSLKRKSSLMESSFTNTDNQIPKTSFENNPEKQVKKAKDDHVPLAERMRPTTLSGYVGQSHILGPSTVLYQLLNKSEIPNIILWGPPGCGKTSLANVIAHICKNKSNGKMRYVKLSAAMAGVNEVKEVITIASNELKFNRRTVIFMDEIHRFNKAQQDVFLPHVESGIITLIGATTENPSFSLNSALLSRCRVIVLEKLSILNLTSILKKAVSSLEGSVFHSSKKLEDSEQIPKFIIDEPTIEWLAGTCDGDARIALGGLELAIQCKVPKEEEFLESGPVTITLDDIKESLKKTHMLYDKKGEQHYDMISALHKSVRASDENASLYWLTRMILGGEDPVYIARRLVRMACEDIGLEDPKALGIAIHTMHGCKMIGMPECDVLLAQCTTYLARAPKSRLMEDALRAAQRTVGDHKGPQPTVPLHLRNAPTKLMKNLGYAQGYNMRHKDASGLNYLPEGLENINFFNC, encoded by the exons atgaatgaCAATATAATTTCTTGTCCCATTTGTTCAAAAGAATTTTCTTCTGCAGTGATAGAAAGTCATGTTAGTAaatgtttgtttttaaatgaatcAACGAGCAATGAATCTGCAGTCCCTTTCAAGGATGAAAGTTTTGGTGGAAAACATATAAAGTTGAGTAACAAGAAAACAAAACAGGGTGATTCAGGATCATTAAAGAGAAAAAGTAGTTTAATGGAATCATCTTTTACAAATACAGATAATCAAATCCCAAAGACTTCATTTGAGAATAAT CCAGAAAAACAAGTTAAAAAAGCTAAAGATGATCATGTACCTCTTGCTGAACGGATGAGACCTACTACACTATCAGGATATGTTGGACAGTCACATATTCTTGGGCCATCTACTGTACTTTAccaattgttaaataaatctgaaattccaaatataattttatggGGCCCACCTGGTTGTGGAAAG ACATCTTTGGCAAATGTCATAGCTCAcatatgtaaaaataaatcaaatggTAAAATGAGATATGTTAAATTATCTGCAGCAATGGCTGGTGTTAATGAAGTGAAAGAAGTGATCACTATAGCTTCtaatgaattgaaatttaacaGACGTACAGTAATTTTTATGGATGAAATACATCGTTTTAATAAAGCACAACAAGATGTATTTTTACCTCATGTTGAATCCGgtattattacattaattgGAGCTACAACAGAAAATCCTTCCTTCAGTTTAAATTCTGCACTTCTGAGTCGTTGTAGAGTTATTGTTTTAGAGAAATTGAGTATACTTAATTTAACATCCATATTAAAGAAAGCTGTTTCTTCATTAGAGGGGTCTGTATTTCATTCGAGTAAAAAATTAGAAGATTCTGAGCAAATACCAAAATTCATAATAGATGAACCAACCATAGAATGGTTGGCAGGAACATGCGACGGTGACGCACGAATAGCTTTAGGTGGTCTTGAATTAGCAATTCAATGTAAGGTACCAAAAGAGGAAGAATTCTTAGAAAGTGGTCCTGTAACAATAACATTAGATGATATTAAAGAAAGTCTTAAGAAGACTCATATGTTATATGATAAGAAAGGTGAACAACATTATGACATGATTTCTGCTCTACATAAATCTGTTAGAGCAAGCGACGAAAATGCTTCTTTATATTGGTTAACAAGAATGATACTAGGTGGTGAAGACCCCGTTTATATTGCACGAAGATTAGTAAGAATGGCATGTGAAGATATAGGtttagaagatccaaaagCTTTAG gaATTGCTATACATACTATGCATGGTTGTAAAATGATTGGAATGCCCGAATGTGATGTCCTTTTGGCACAATGTACAACATATTTAGCAAGAGCACCAAAATCTAGATTAATGGAAGATGCACTTAGAGCTGCTCAAAGAACAGTTGGTGATCATAAAGGACCTCAACCAACAGTGCCTCTACATTTAAGAAATGCTCCAACAAAACTCATGAAAAATTTAG gatATGCTCAAGGTTACAATATGAGACATAAAGATGCATCTGGACTAAATTATTTACCAGAAGGACTTGAAAATATaaacttttttaattgttga
- the LOC114873651 gene encoding BTB/POZ domain-containing protein 1-like — translation MGLPCDWQINKQKISERGQYLLETGQWSDCKFIVGQEPHQQTLKGHKLFLAMSSPVFEAMFFGGMAEKNDPIAIRDVQPEAFKALLEYIYTDRVDLGSFELACELCYCAKKYMLPSLVEECTKYLWSDLSPKKACRAYEFAKLFEEPVLMEKCLLIICSKTNEVLKESSWEEVELATVLTVLDQDDLQINSEIELFTAVEQWAKAECARKSLDPSDGKFLKSVIGNALSKIRFLSLSPQEFAEGPGMSPLLTQQEAFAILMNILCTGNKAPMPEGFSTNAHSRAKPVKVQNSNIDLFKYRRISTPHSSGSYIPVYWSSSESSSTPYTLQSKPPTVIESGIRKDALNLSVNNSSPVVIEGGIREGPKYYCLRSLLQQTDCLNTNVLDCSVTFSVDKNICVLGVQVPTQIASVTNNMNHILDTSYTEILYAHLLDSDDTRLTYTHFTTKVNINTLVEITFNRPVYIQKNKVYRVGVVFNKVGWYPMGVCTQSMACDSVFFSFGVGNSADSVRDGLIRSIVFTYHCLGT, via the exons ATGGGTCTGCCTTGCGATTGGCAAATCAATAAACAAAAAATCTCAGAACGTGGTCAATATCTGTTGGAAACAGGACAATGGTCTGATTGCAAATTTATAGTTGGCCAAGAACCGCATCAACAAACATTAAAGGGTCATAAATTGTTTCTGGCTATGTCCAGTCCTGTCTTTGAAGCTATGTTTTTTGGGGGGATGGCAGAAAAGAATGATCCAATCGCTATTCGAGATGTTCAACCTGAAGCTTTTAAAGCTCTTttagaatatatatatacagacCGTGTTGATTTAGGTTCTTTTGAATTAGCTTGTGAATTATGTTATTGTGCCAAAAAGTACATGCTTCCTTCGTTGGTAGAAGAATGTACAAAATATTTGTGGTCTGATTTATCTCCAAAAAAGGCTTGCAGAGCGTATGAATTTGCTAAATTGTTCGAAGAACCTGTGCTAATGGAGAAATGTCTCTTAATTATTTGCTCAAAAACAAATGAAGTTTTGAAAGAATCTAGCTGGGAAGAAGTTGAATTAGCAACAGTATTAACGGTGTTAGATCAAGATGATTTGCAAATAAATTCTGAGATTGAATTGTTCACTGCTGTAGAGCAGTGGGCCAAAGCTGAATGTGCAAGAAAATCTCTTGATCCAAGTGATGGAAAGTTTTTAAAATCTGTAATTGGAAATGCTTTATCAAAAATTAGATTTTTGAGTTTAAGCCCCCAAGAATTTGCAGAAGGCCCAGGAATGTCTCCATTACTTACTCAACAAGAAGCTTTTGCTATTCTTATGAATATATTATGTACTGGAAATAAAGCACCTATGCCTGAGGGATTTTCTACTAATGCACATAGTAGAGCCAAACCAGTGAAAgttcaaaattcaaatatagATTTGTTT aaGTATAGACGAATTTCTACTCCACACTCTAGTGGTTCATACATACCAGTCTATTGGTCTTCATCTGAATCTAGTAGTACACCTTACACCTTACAAAGTAAACCTCCAACAGTAATTGAAAGTGGAATAAGAAAAGATGCTTTAAATTTATCTGTAAACAATTCATCTCCAGTTGTAATCGAAGGGGGCATTCGGGAGGGACCTAAATATTATTGTTTAAGATCATTGCTTCAGCAAACTGATTGTCTTAATACAAATGTATTAGACTGTTCTGTAACTTTTAGTGTAGATAAGAATATTTGTGTGTTGGGTGTCCAAGTACCTACACAAATTGCTAGTGTA acTAATAATATGAATCATATTCTTGATACGTCATACACGGAAATTTTATATGCTCATCTTCTTGACTCTGATGATACTCGATTAACTTATACGCACTTTACAAcaaaagtaaatattaatactctggtagaaattacatttaatCGACCTGTTTATATTCAAAAGAATAAG GTTTATAGAGTTGGAGTAGTTTTTAATAAAGTTGGTTGGTATCCAATGGGAGTCTGTACTCAAAGTATGGCCTGTGATTCTGTGTTTTTCTCGTTTGGAGTTGGAAATAGCGCAGATAGTGTACGAGACGGTCTTATCCGATCTATAGTTTTTACATACCACTGTTTGGGtacataa
- the LOC114873560 gene encoding LOW QUALITY PROTEIN: uncharacterized protein LOC114873560 (The sequence of the model RefSeq protein was modified relative to this genomic sequence to represent the inferred CDS: deleted 2 bases in 1 codon; substituted 1 base at 1 genomic stop codon), with the protein MKCHYEVLGVSRNASDDDLKKAYRKLALKWHPDKNLDIPEEAKEQFQLVQQAWEVLSDPHERAWYDNHREAILKGGIGENYKDDSIDLFQYFTTTCFKGYGDDDKGFYTVYRNVFEKLVTEDAEFMKEGDSDEEVPGFGDSQSSYEEIVHNFYAYWQSYSTKKSFTWLDPYDVRDAPNRRVARLIEKENKKVRDKGKRERNEQVRNLVAFVRKRDKRVQAHVAKLAERAQENLKKAEERKKQQLLERQRELKGHKVSEWSKFSNIEAELKNIEANLAQEFGEQLSSDSDTDDENKIDDNSLYCVACNKIFKTHKAFTNHENSKKHKDNIAVMKASMIKEDKEFENSEDSDVSSQSSSESEKKLATDSQMPDFLLNPVQNINSTKEKVTDEEELISDDESFDESPIVKGVKCYPEGTKLAVGPQMDDALYVPPKVTENDDYITSEDELISDQEDEEIVXKTKKKKKRKKNVQNPVAEQTSDEDRSINEDVLLSKKQRKKQQQRKTILTRVVDNNQQASNDKAEESDEQIEKEINETELHSDNIDISSAINEKLKSKKNKNEKKQSKMLEKESETKNKKRSQINEVSDLAHCCVTCKVEFPSKNKLFEHLKKTGHSVYIPNSTKSKKNQEKLSKSKGNNDKRTDRNKEPILSVFRQYIQPGSDQIFLEIASGSGQHVAHFAPHFPHITFYPSECELRLLESIAVYANGFANIKHPLKIDITTDFHTWSNGIFKKSSIDYIYNANMMHISPYECSIGLFENAGKLLKDNGFMFTYGPYAMDGKITPESNVNFNKSLKFQDPSWGLRDIKDLTELADKNAYTMEVRRRRRIQDKQSQIQSAKFDYEHISANCIESIQQDQQKDGEIVPRLNEKFNTVEKPANTVPRTRIKISLEIDLISVILLVTGIITRLYRLEEPQSIVFDELHYGKYVGLYMKRTFFFDSHPPLGKQVISVAAYLAGFDGQFKFDRIGSPYTDIVPLFALRLVPALCGSLLLPTAYHLLLELGLKQWTAALAGILILFDNALLTQSRFILMESILMQFSLFGLICIMKFRKVMDQPTIVSWWIWLILGIASLTCALCVKYVGLYSLILALSLIAYDYWNLIPRKTLSTTVLCIYLVIRFVVIFGVICSVYLTVFYIHLTILSKAGPHDSVMTSAFQASLDGGLASITKGQPLEVTHGSQITLRHTYGRACWLHSHNHMYPLRYPDGRGSSHQQQVTCYSFKDVNNWWIVKRPERNDLVVTKPSESIKHGDVIQLVHGITSRALNSHDVAAPMTPQSQEVSCYIDYNVSMSAQNLWRVEITNKDSAGDVWHAIQSQIRLIHVNTDYALKFSGRQLPDWGFNQHEVVADRFVDQTDSIWNVEEHRYTKSEDQKQRERELINAEMIPLQATTLSFWEKFVELQIKMFFSGQEGQNSHMYSSDPLDWPLMSRGIAYWVSNDSNAQVHLLGNIAIWYSGTGCVIIYSLLLIFYMLRRRRMCFDIAQEEWNKFSNVGSIFLAGYLLHFLPFMFVERTLFLHHYLPAFIFKILLTAATIEHLYYLIGTRCQNNCLMYILKCGTLIWLLFVIYVFKKFTVFSYGTTHLSAKEVLKLRWRDTWDFIIHKT; encoded by the exons ATGAAATGTCACTACGAAGTATTAGGAGTGTCACGAAATGCTTCTGatgatgatttaaaaaaagcTTATAGAAAACTAGCATTGAAATGGCATCCAGACAAAAATTTAGATATTCCAGAAGAAGCAAAAGAACAGTTTCAGCTTGTTCAACAAGCTTGGGAAGTGTTGAGTGATCCTCATGAACGTGCTTGGTATGATAATCATCGTGAGGCTATTTTAAAAGGTGGTATCGGTGAAAATTATAAGGATGATTCCATTGATCTATTCCAATATTTTACCACCACATGTTTCAAAGGATATGGAGATGATGATAAGGGATTTTATACTGTTTATCGTAATGTATTTGAAAAGTTAGTAACTGAAGATGCAGAATTTATGAAAGAAGGAGATTCAGACGAAGAGGTTCCAGGATTTGGAGACTCACAAAGTTCATACGAAGAGATTGTTCATAATTTTTATGCTTATTGGCAAAGTTATAGTACGAAGAAATCATTTACTTGGTTAGATCCTTATGATGTGAGGGATGCTCCTAACAGACGAGTTGCACGTcttattgaaaaagaaaataaaaaagttcgAGACAAAGGTAAAAGAGAACGGAATGAACAAGTAAGAAACTTGGTTGCTTTTGTACGTAAACGCGATAAACGAGTACAAGCTCATGTAGCTAAGCTTGCCGAACGTGCacaagaaaatttgaaaaaagcaGAAGAACGGAAAAAGCAACAATTATTAGAAAGACAAAGAGAATTAAAAGGACATAAAGTATCAGAATGgtctaaattttcaaacatagAAGCTGaacttaaaaatattgaagctAATCTTGCACAAGAATTTGGTGAACAGTTGTCTTCTGACTCAGATACagatgatgaaaataaaatagatgatAATTCCCTCTACTGTGTAGCttgcaataaaatatttaaaacccATAAAGCATTTACAAATCATGAAAACTCTAAAAAACATAAAGATAATATTGCTGTAATGAAAGCATCCATGATAAAAGAAGacaaagaatttgaaaattctgaaGATAGTGATGTTAGCTCGCAATCCAGTTCTGAGAGTGAAAAGAAGTTAGCCACAGATTCCCAAATGCCTGACTTCTTATTAAATCCTGTTCAAAACATAAACAGTACCAAAGAAAAAGTCACAGATGAAGAAGAATTAATATCAGATGATGAAAGCTTTGACGAATCGCCAATAGTAAAGGGTGTGAAATGTTATCCAGAAGGAACTAAACTTGCAGTAGGACCTCAAATGGATGATGCTCTATATGTACCACCTAAAGTAACTGAAAATGATGACTACATAACTTCTGAAGATGAACTAATTTCTGAtcaagaagatgaagaaattgta taaaaaacaaagaaaaagaaaaaacggaAGAAGAATGTTCAGAATCCAGTAGCAGAACAGACTAGTGACGAGGATAGAAGTATTAACGAAGATGTATTACTGTCAAAGAAACAACGTAAAAAGCAGCAACAAAGAAAAACAATACTAACTAGAGTTGTAGACAATAATCAGCAAGCATCTAATGACAAAGCAGAAGAGTCTGATGAGcagatagaaaaagaaataaatgaaacagaaTTACATTCTGATAACATAGATATAAGTAGTGCAATTAATGAAAAacttaaaagtaaaaaaaataaaaatgaaaagaaacaaTCCAAAATGTTGGAAAAAGAAAGtgaaactaaaaataaaaagagatcTCAAATTAATGAAGTTTCAGATCTGGCACATTGTTGTGTTACATGTAAAGTTGAATTCCCTagtaaaaacaaattatttgaaCATTTGAAGAAAACAGGTCATTCTGTATATATACCAAATTCAACGAAGAGTAAAAAGAACCAAGAAAAATTATCCAAAAGCAAAGGAAACAATGATAAAAGAA CCGATCGCAATAAGGAACCAATACTATCGGTTTTCCGGCAATATATTCAACCCGGTTCGGATCAAATATTTTTGGAAATTGCATCTGGTTCTGGACAACACGTAGCTCATTTTGCTCCCCATTTTCCtcatattacattttatcctTCAGAATGTGAACTCAGATTGTTAGAAAGTATTGCTGTATATGCAAACGGATTTGCAAATATAAAACATCCTTTAAAGATAGATATTACTACAGATTTTCATACGTGGAGCaatggaatttttaaaaaatctagTATTGATTATATATACAATGCGAATATGATGCATATTTCACCATATGAATGTTCCATCGGATTATTTGAAAATGCAGGTAAATTGCTAAAAGACAATGGTTTTATGTTTACATATGGACCTTATGCTATGGATGGGAAAATAACACCAGAAAGTAatgttaatttcaataaatcttTAAAGTTTCAAGATCCAAGTTGGGGTCTCAGAGATATTAAAGATTTAACAGAATTGGCAGACAAAAATG CTTATACAATGGAAGTTCGACGCAGGCGAAGGATTCAAGATAAGCAATCGCAAATACAAAGCGCCAAGTTTGATTACGAACATATTTCTGCCAATTGTATCGAAAGCATTCAACAGGATCag CAGAAGGATGGAGAAATTGTTCCacgtttaaatgaaaaatttaatacagTTGAAAAACCAGCAAACACAGTGCCACGAACCCGAATTAAAATAAGTCttgaaattgatttaatttcaGTTATTTTATTAGTAACCGGAATTATTACCCGGCTTTATCGTTTAGAAGAACCTCAAAGTATAGT ATTTGATGAGTTACATTATGGAAAATATGTTGGACTTTATATGAAAAGAACGTTTTTTTTCGACTCGCATCCTCCATTAGGAAAGCAAGTTATTTCCGTAGCAGCGTATTTAGCTGGTTTCGATGgacaatttaaatttgataGAATTGGAAGTCCTTATACTGATATTGTTCCTTTGTTTGCATTAAGATTAGTGCCGGCGTTATGCGGTAGTCTTCTACTTCCGACGGCCTATCACTTACTTTTAGAATTAGGTTTGAAGCAATGGACTGCTGCATTAGcaggaattttaatattatttg ACAATGCTCTCTTAACTCAATCTAGATTTATCTTAATGGAAAGTATTCTAAtgcaattttcattatttggattaatatgtattatgaaatttagaaaagtaATGGATCAACCAACAATTGTTTCATGGTGGATATGGCTAATTTTGGGTATTGCCAGCTTAACATGTGCATTATG tgtAAAATATGTTGGATTATATTCGCTGATTCTTGCCCTGTCTTTAATTGCTTATGATTATTGGAATCTAATACCAAGAAAAACTTTATCTACCACAGTATTATGTATCTATCTTGTAATAAGATTTGTTGTAATATTTGGTGTTATTTGTAGTGTTTATTTGACTgtattttatatacatttaacaataCTCTCTAAAGCTGGACCACATGATTCTGTAATGACAAGTGCCTTTCAAGCAAGTCTGGATGGTGGTCTTGCTAGTATTACAAAGGGTCAACCTTTAGAAGTTACACATGGGTCACAAATTACTTTGAGACACACATATGGAAGAGCTTGTTGGCTTCACAGTCACAATCATATGTATCCATTAAGATATCCAGATGGTAGAGGTAGTTCTCATCAGCAACAAGTTACGTGCTATTCTTTTAAAGATGTAAATAATTGGTGGATTGTAAAGAGGCCAGAAAGAAATGATTTAGTCGTTACAAAACCTAGTGAGTCAATAAAACATGGAGATGTAATACAATTAGTACATGGAATTACAAGTCGGGCATTGAATTCACACGATGTTGCCGCTCCGATGACACCTCAAAGTCAAGAAGTGTCTTGTTACATTGATTATAATGTATCTATGTCTGCTCAAAATCTTTGGAGGGTAGAAATCACTAACAAAGATAGCGCTGGAGATGTCTGGCATGCGATTCAAAGTCAGATACGTTTAATACACGTAAATACGGATTATGCGCTAAAATTTAGTGGAAGACAATTACCTGATTGGGGTTTTAATCAACACGAAGTGGTAGCGGATAGATTCGTGGATCAGACAGATTCTATATGGAATGTTGAAGAACATAGATATACTAAAAGCGAAGATCAaaaacagagagaaagagaattgATCAATGCTGAAATGATTCCATTACAGGCTACCACTTTAAGTTTTTGGGAGAAATTTGTAGAATTGcagataaaaatgttttttagtGGTCAGGAAGGACAAAACAGTCATATGTATTCTAGTGATCCTTTAGATTGGCCTTTGATGTCTAGAGGAATTGCATATTGGGTTTCAAACGACAGTAAT GCTCAAGTACATCTCTTAGGAAACATAGCAATTTGGTATTCTGGAACAGGCTGTGTAATCATATATTCacttctattaattttttatatgttAAGACGAAGACGAATGTGTTTTGATATTGCACAAGAAGaatggaataaattttctaatgtaGGAAGTATCTTTTTAGCTGGGTacttattacattttttaccTTTCATGTTTGTTGAAAGAACCCTCTTTCTTCATCATTATTTACCagcatttatttttaaaatactgCTTACAGCAGCAACAATAGAACACTTATACTACTTAATTGG AACTCGATGtcaaaataattgtttaatgtACATATTAAAATGTGGTACCCTTATATGGCTACTTTTCGTTATTTAtgtgtttaaaaaatttacagTATTCAGTTATGGAACAACACATTTAAGTGCCAAGGAAGTTTTAAAGTTAAGGTGGAGAGATACGTGGGACTTTATTATACATAAAAcataa